DNA from Quercus lobata isolate SW786 chromosome 1, ValleyOak3.0 Primary Assembly, whole genome shotgun sequence:
CTGAGATATATTTGCTTTGCATTTGTAGGTCTGCCAATCTCTCTAATCTTGTTTAATTATGGGTTTCTTTCGAAGTCAGTCGTCGAGAAGTGGGGATTACTTGGAAGGAATGCTTAGTGATTACGTTGGTGGAAAGACCAAGTTGAAAGCTCAAAAGAGCACATCAGCTCGACTTGTCACAGCGCTTACTTGCCTCCAATTTGCCTTTGCAGTGTATGCAACATTCCTATTGTATTACATGAGTCCTACAATAGATTTGCGGACCAAACCAGACTTTACGTGGGCTACACGAATCGCTCAACAATGGAAGCAATTCATAATCACACCCCATGTTCTTAGGCACTACCAGGAACCCTCTTCTCTCATTGGATCCGAAATCCAGCCAATTACTCCATCTTTAGTATGTGAGCATGAGAAAATAGATTTCATGCAGAAGAAGTCTAATGACGCCCAGATGATCAAGTTTAAAACAGAGCTTTACAATGAGGTATTGGACTTCCAAAGCAAAAACTTTGGTACTGAAACTCTGGCTCAGCTATTGGCAATGAAGTCCAAGTGGGACTTGCGAGGTCCAAACAAGCCAAAAGTCACAGTGATATTAAACCATTTCAAAAGGAAAACTCTCTGTGCCCAGCTTGATTCATTGCTTGAACAGACCCTTCCTTTCCACCACGTTTGGGTACTTTCATTTGGGAGCCCAAATGAGCTCTCTTTGAAAAGAATTGTAGATAGCTATAATGATTCAAGAATAAGCTTCATAAGTTCAAGCTATGATTTCAAGTACTATGGGAGGTTCCAAATGGCTTTACAAACGGAAGCAGATCTTGTATATATCCTTGATGATGACATGATTCCTGGTAGGAAAATGTTACAGATTTTGTCACATGTAGCTGGGACTGACAAGTATAAGAATGCGGTTTTGGGCAGTATAGGACGGATTTTGCCATTTAGGCAGAAGGATTTTACGTTTCCAAGCTATCGAAAATTTAGGTCTAAGGAGGCAGGACTTTATTTGCCTGACCCTGCTTATGATATCACAATTGATAAAATTGTGCAGGTGGATTTTCTTTCCAGCTCTTGGTTCTTGTCTGCAGAGCTTGTCAAGACACTTTTCATCGAGACACCCTTCACCTTTGCAACTGGCGAAGATCTGCACCTTAGGTATGTATATGATCATTGAAATCTTTCAatatgtttggttttttttcacatttgaataGAAAGTGCaagtttatattatataaatttaggTTATATTACTAATTGGTATCCTCAACTACTGTTTATGTCAATATCATTCTCTAAATTTTCAAGATCAAGATAATTTTATCCTTGAGTTTCCTTTTGATTAAAATGTTGGCGGAATCATTTGAAAGTTGCCTTaataaaaatagttataaatgtgtttaaaagttaaggaatgaaattgaaataattattaattaagggactaaattgaactttatccaataattaaatataaaagatcaaattaataatttaacctatatttataaataagtttttgaaaccAAATCATCACTAGTGGAAATATGACATGATTAGTGCTAGCTaggaagagtttttttttttttttttggtaaatattcTAGGAAGAGTCAATAGACTGTAAGTCTCTACCAATGGATTGTTAATGGATTTACCAAACTTAGTAGTTTAAGTATTTATAAAGGAATACTGTTTCTGATCTCATTTCTCTAATATCAATAAGGTCATAACAGATTAGAATTTATATTGGGCTGCTCACCTGTGCAATAATATATGTACATATTAGTCATCATCTGAAGAAATAATTGGGACCATCAAACCAATTTTGTGAGTCTCAAGGCTCAACTAGTTGATTATCATGTCTAGGGATTAATAATATACAAGGCCATTTATCACGTTAGATCGATTATACTCTTTTATATGATCTTGACTAGGCCACAGGCCACTAACTTGATTTAGGTATATAAAGTTGACAATCGACTCAGGaagcatttgaaattttgaagtaCTATTATTGGAAGTagtccaatttttattttatgcacTTAGTATTGTATTATAGATAGGAATCTTCGTACCTATACcttctttcattaataacatgGTCAACTTCTCTGTTTTAACATTATTATAGTACaggaatagaaaaagaaactcAGAAAATATAGTCCATTTTTAAGATGAGTATTCTCTAGAATCTTTACCCTGCCACCTTTGCTAATATTTATCTATCTACTAATTTGTCTcatctagattttttttcttaatttaaaaaaaattagggtctAGATGAGACACGAAATGCTCAATTTGCTGGATGAAGCAAAAACTTTATTAGAAATCTCAGTTTCCTTTTTGAGATTCTCTGAAGCACTAGCTCAATATTATTAAAGTTGGTTTGGTACTGGTATGAAGTCCAGGGCTATACCTGTATACCAGAGTGCACCATGTACTGATATAGTGCAATGTACACTAATAAAGGTTGTTACCATTGAATTTAGAGGTGAGGCCTATCTTGTTTTAACCTGATATTATAACAGTATAAAACATAGTTAATCTACATAGTTATACTAAAGCTTGAACATAATTCAGTAGAAGAAAACAATAGAATGAAATTTATATATGGCTGTCAAATTTTGAGTCATTATTCATGTAATGCACGTCCCTTTGAATACTACTCttgaaaatcatgaaaattgtCCATAGTGCTACACTATATTGTACCTTGTCCATGTTGTCATCTTGAAAATTGTCATATTTCCATGGCTTTCAAAATATTGTGACAGCATTTAGGACCATTCACATGTTCTACTGGTGTTTCTATTATGTGAATGAGcttctaaaattcaaaatttcccaCAAAAACATGCAGTTATCAACTTCAGAAGTACAGAAACGCTGGTTCGTTTGTTCTTCCAGTTGACCCAAAGGACAAGGAAACATGGGGTGATAGTGAACATAGACTTGCCTATGTGTCTGAAACCACTGTAATCTTCAAAGACATTGTTCAAGTTCGGGATGATCAATGGTGGAAAGCACTCTCTACTGGTTATATCACTCAATGGGCTGCAATGCATCCTCAAAAAATCGATGCACTTTTCTATGCCCACTCAGTTGATGAGGTTAAAGTGCTCGCGCCCCTTCTTGAAAAGTTCAGGTCCACTGTTGGCAAAAAGGCCTACATTGCTGTCTCTGGAGGCGATTTCTGCCCTTGTGAGGATGCTACAACTGCTCTCAAGTGGCCTAAGTTAGTATGCAAAGAGAGAAGGTTTAAGATATTTGATCTGGCAATAGGATCTCTATCAGGAATATCGAATTCGGAGGTGCCAGTGGTACAAGCATTGTACTCCAGCATGAAAGGTTTGATCAAAATTCACAATCCCAGCGTGGTGATCACAGTGGCTGACATTGATCCTCATGTGAGGAAGGCTTTAAAGATGGCAACAGAAACAAATTCCAATGGCACAACACTGGTTCTTTTACCAAGACCCTCCATATCAAAGGTTCTTTGGATGGCTGATCTACGATCAACTGCATTGCCAAGTAAGAATGCTAGCTTTCTGTTCTTCATTGCTATTTTCAATTGTGGTAACTGAACCCCAGAATAAACATAAAATAGTCTAAACTTAGCCCTCAAAAGCATGAATACAAGTTGATCTTTATAGTACTTGAGTCCTCTAATTTGGTGAACTTTTGAGAGTAAAGGAATTTATCAAGTTCTTAAACATGGATTCCCTCTACCTATATGATAACAAAGCATGAAACTTTCCCTTGTTAGAATTGAAAGAAGACGCACGTATCTCTAGGACCAACTTTCACATTGTAAACTATATCTTCATAACCAAAATAGTTATTAGTCATGGTTGTGCTTGCTACTAGAGTTAAGAAAAGGAGAGTCGTCTTTTTGCTTTCATCCTCACAtaacgtgtttttttttttttttttggataggtataTAACGTGTATATTAATTACATGAAGAATTAATCATATCAAACAGGACCAACTAAGTTGTTTTTTAGTGGAGTTGtagtgtgcctttgtgttagatcccattttcctctcctttgtgtgtgtgtgtgtttgtttctcaaaaaaaaaacttagctgTTTGGGTCATGTCCATTAATGTGCAACCCAATTGGCCAAGTTTGGCCAAATTCCAACTagaatattcaatttctatgTTACACATGTACAAGTGTTGATACGGTTGTCAAACCTGGCGAGGCACTAGTGTCCAATTTAGTATTATCTAAGTTAGAATTATTATGAATTTTACGTAAGTTTTACAAATTTATGTTTcaccaatcataaaaaaaaataaaaataaaaataaaaatgtatataaCTCTATTGATTCTGTTTTTCTGTTAGTCAATCATCTAAGCAATCAATTGGTGAAATGCAGATTGGAACAAGATGCGGGTTTCTGTTAACATTATCACCCAAAACCGTGTTCGTTCATTAACAAGGCTTCTCAAATCTCTCAGCAATGCCTACTATCTTGGGGATGAGATCCCTATCAGCTTCAACATGGACAGTAAAGTGGATGAGGCAACAATTAAACTTGTAAACTCATTCGAGTGGCCTCATGGCCCCAAAACCCTCAGAAGAAGAATCATTCAAGGAGGACTCATTCGAGCAGTCAGTGAGAGTTGGTACCCATCATCAGATGATGATTTTGGCCTCCTACTTGAAGACGATATCGAAGTCTCCCCTTACTACTATCTATGGATCAAATATGCCCTCTTAGCATACCACTATGACCCTCAAGTGTCTCTTCCAGAGCTCACCTCTCTCTCCCTTTACACGCCTAGGCTTGTTGAGGTAGTGAAAGAAAGGCCTAAATGGAATCCAACAGAGTTTTTCAAGCACGTACATCCAAACACACCTTATCTCCACCAGTTACCTTGTAGTTGGGGTGCAGTTTTCTTTCCCAAGCTTTGGAGAGAGTTCTATGTGTACATGAACATGAGGTTCACTGAGGATGCAAAGTCAAACCCAGTTCAAATTCCAAAGTCTAGAACAAATGGGTGGCAAGCTTCATGGAAAAAGTTTCTCATTGACATGATGTACCTTAGAGGCTATGTAAGCCTTTATCCAAACTTTCCAAAGCAATCAAGCTTCTCAACTAACCATATGGAACCAGGGGCTCATATTAGAGCAAAAGACAACGTTGTTAAGCATGACAAGACAGACTTTGAGGTTCCATTGTTAAAGGACGATTTTCGGACATTGTTACCAGGTGGCAAATTGCCTCCAGCTTCAAGGTTGCCATCATTGAACCTCTTCAACCAGCCAGTTTCTCTAAAGGGACTCAAGGCAGCTGGGGCCAAGTTGGGCCAAGATGTACTTAGATGTAACAATGTCTCAGAGATAGTAGCTGTTGATCACATAACAGGTCTGCCAATGCGCTGTGcaaaattctgatttttttttaatttctttgttatcaatttattctttctttgttctcttATAAGAAATAATTCTgggaatatatttttcttaaacttcAAGGGGGGAGGGGATACTGATTGGTGAGGAATCCAAATTATTTTACTCTTTGTAATGCAGCCAAAAGTGGCTTGCTCAATCTCTTAGTAAAAAGCTCCTTATACAACTCTTTGTGTCTCTGTGTTTGTGTGTCTTTGTTCCTTTCCTAAATGAAATCAACGTTTGTAATTAAATTCTTCTCTATTTGTCAATATCACACGAATCAGTTCTGTTTTTTGATATGCCACCACTAGAAGTAATTCGCAAAATGCTGCAAGTATCAAGGAATTCAATCTTTTCAAGAGGAAATTAATGTATGTTAACTTGAATCCAAGTTCATATTAAATAAACATAATGCTTAAAGATATGAGATATGTAAAAGAGttcttaattttattagtgTGGGTGTGTTATGACGTTCAACCGCTCACTACATGATGTTTAACATTAAGCAAGGCATTTTGTAGAAGTCTTGAAAATATTGTACGGGGTATTTAATAGTATTCTCCTAGAGTCTTgatattttttggaattctcaACGAAGATATTTTAGAAACTAAATTTTTCCtctcccaactatcaaattataaaaaatataaacaataaaatcatTCAATAGTAAAACCTAAGGGTTTAAGCGTAACTCTTGACACACAGCGGTGAAACTCAAGCTCTTAGTGGCAACCTCAGACACTTGACAATGCATCCAAATATCCAAGCACTCAACAGTAAGATTAGGCACACATAGTGGTCACCCAAGTACCAGCGATAAGCTTAGGCACTTAGTAGTAACCCAAGTACTAAAAACAAACCTGGGTGCTCTGTTTTGTTGAGGGAACATGAAGGGCCACTATAAAAATGTTCGAAGGAATCGAACATGAAggatcaaaataataattttgaagcATAAAtggacaaaataaaaacaactccAAACTTTATAGAGTCAAAAATATGTACTttagttatatatttattacattAAATTAGGGCTTTTCGATTCCTTAATGGTTTAACCAAATTGATTAATATAATATGTAATTGTCGCATCAATTCAATTAGTATTTTGTCAAATGTGTAATATCTCATG
Protein-coding regions in this window:
- the LOC115953777 gene encoding uncharacterized protein LOC115953777, with amino-acid sequence MGFFRSQSSRSGDYLEGMLSDYVGGKTKLKAQKSTSARLVTALTCLQFAFAVYATFLLYYMSPTIDLRTKPDFTWATRIAQQWKQFIITPHVLRHYQEPSSLIGSEIQPITPSLVCEHEKIDFMQKKSNDAQMIKFKTELYNEVLDFQSKNFGTETLAQLLAMKSKWDLRGPNKPKVTVILNHFKRKTLCAQLDSLLEQTLPFHHVWVLSFGSPNELSLKRIVDSYNDSRISFISSSYDFKYYGRFQMALQTEADLVYILDDDMIPGRKMLQILSHVAGTDKYKNAVLGSIGRILPFRQKDFTFPSYRKFRSKEAGLYLPDPAYDITIDKIVQVDFLSSSWFLSAELVKTLFIETPFTFATGEDLHLSYQLQKYRNAGSFVLPVDPKDKETWGDSEHRLAYVSETTVIFKDIVQVRDDQWWKALSTGYITQWAAMHPQKIDALFYAHSVDEVKVLAPLLEKFRSTVGKKAYIAVSGGDFCPCEDATTALKWPKLVCKERRFKIFDLAIGSLSGISNSEVPVVQALYSSMKGLIKIHNPSVVITVADIDPHVRKALKMATETNSNGTTLVLLPRPSISKVLWMADLRSTALPNWNKMRVSVNIITQNRVRSLTRLLKSLSNAYYLGDEIPISFNMDSKVDEATIKLVNSFEWPHGPKTLRRRIIQGGLIRAVSESWYPSSDDDFGLLLEDDIEVSPYYYLWIKYALLAYHYDPQVSLPELTSLSLYTPRLVEVVKERPKWNPTEFFKHVHPNTPYLHQLPCSWGAVFFPKLWREFYVYMNMRFTEDAKSNPVQIPKSRTNGWQASWKKFLIDMMYLRGYVSLYPNFPKQSSFSTNHMEPGAHIRAKDNVVKHDKTDFEVPLLKDDFRTLLPGGKLPPASRLPSLNLFNQPVSLKGLKAAGAKLGQDVLRCNNVSEIVAVDHITGLPMRCAKF